From the Desulfosarcina sp. BuS5 genome, one window contains:
- a CDS encoding MBL fold metallo-hydrolase: MQVIQIGLTPMDTFCYILGDEATKSCALIDPAFETKKILDMVKKAGYRVTHLINTHCHSDHTAGNAKIIAATGARLLIHSIDTKALGRMLNSAFSRMLGGKGSPGPDVLLEDGDIINIGDSELKVIHTPGHTPGSICIYFDGNIFTGDTLFVEAVGMTDLPGGSIKTLGESIHKKIYTLPDETIVWPGHDYGPMRHSTVGYEKANNLFT, encoded by the coding sequence ATGCAAGTTATACAGATAGGCTTAACACCTATGGATACTTTCTGTTATATTTTAGGTGACGAGGCGACAAAGAGCTGTGCTCTTATAGATCCTGCTTTTGAGACAAAAAAAATACTCGATATGGTAAAAAAAGCCGGATATCGCGTGACCCACCTTATAAATACTCACTGTCATTCCGATCATACCGCCGGGAATGCAAAAATCATTGCGGCAACAGGCGCCAGGCTGCTGATACATTCAATCGATACCAAAGCCCTGGGTAGAATGTTAAACAGCGCTTTTTCAAGAATGCTGGGAGGCAAAGGTTCACCTGGGCCGGACGTCCTGCTTGAGGATGGTGATATTATCAATATCGGAGATTCGGAATTAAAAGTAATCCATACTCCCGGACATACCCCTGGAAGCATATGTATATATTTTGACGGAAATATTTTTACAGGGGATACTCTTTTTGTCGAGGCGGTGGGGATGACCGATTTGCCGGGAGGCTCAATAAAAACCCTGGGGGAGTCGATTCATAAAAAAATCTACACGCTTCCGGATGAGACAATAGTATGGCCCGGGCATGATTACGGCCCAATGAGGCATTCAACTGTTGGATATGAAAAGGCAAATAATCTCTTTACTTGA
- a CDS encoding transposase, with amino-acid sequence MRKNYSGKFKTKVVVDVMKEQETVAELSSKYEIHRSLLTRWKKEAIERLPGILSTTKKKGNDDQKLIEVLYQKIGQLEVENDWLKKG; translated from the coding sequence ATGAGAAAAAATTACAGTGGAAAATTTAAAACCAAAGTTGTCGTTGATGTTATGAAAGAACAGGAGACAGTAGCAGAATTATCATCTAAGTATGAGATTCATCGCTCACTGCTCACAAGATGGAAAAAGGAGGCCATAGAAAGATTACCAGGAATCCTTTCGACAACAAAGAAGAAGGGAAATGATGATCAAAAATTGATAGAAGTCCTATACCAAAAGATCGGTCAACTCGAAGTAGAGAATGACTGGCTAAAAAAAGGTTGA
- the cfa gene encoding cyclopropane fatty acyl phospholipid synthase produces the protein MKEPKVKKVVRKIFEPSDVQINGNRPWDIRIHNHNFYERVLSGGSLALGESYMDGWWDCESLDQFFERILEDKLDKKIKVNTKQFLWAMLKAKILNAQKKSKAYIIGERHYDIGNNLFFVMLDKGLNYSCGYWEKAKTLDKAQEDKLDLICRKIGLRSGMKVLDIGCGWGGFAKYAAEKYGANIHGITVSREQVKCAKKFCQGLDVKIELKDYRELKEKFDCIVSIGMFEHVGCGNYRTFMKVVHQCLKADGLFLLHTIAGNNSVNSTDPWINKYIFPNSMLPSAKQITSATEGLFVLEDWHSFGQYYDKTLMAWYNNFIENWTKIKDEYDERFYRMWTYYLLSCAGSFRASRNRLWQIVLSKKGIKGGYRCRGQLFA, from the coding sequence ATGAAGGAGCCGAAAGTAAAAAAAGTTGTGCGCAAAATCTTTGAGCCTTCGGATGTTCAGATTAATGGGAACAGACCATGGGATATCCGGATACATAACCACAATTTTTATGAAAGGGTCTTATCAGGAGGTTCTCTTGCCCTGGGAGAAAGTTACATGGATGGCTGGTGGGATTGTGAATCCCTTGATCAATTCTTTGAAAGAATCCTGGAAGATAAGTTGGACAAGAAAATAAAAGTAAATACGAAACAATTCCTGTGGGCCATGCTCAAGGCAAAAATACTGAATGCTCAAAAAAAATCAAAAGCCTATATCATTGGTGAGCGGCATTATGACATCGGAAATAATCTTTTCTTTGTTATGTTAGACAAAGGGCTAAACTATTCTTGTGGGTATTGGGAAAAAGCGAAAACACTGGATAAGGCACAGGAAGACAAGTTGGACTTAATTTGTCGAAAAATAGGGTTAAGATCCGGTATGAAGGTTTTAGATATTGGGTGTGGCTGGGGTGGTTTTGCAAAATACGCGGCTGAAAAATATGGCGCAAATATACATGGCATAACAGTGTCCCGGGAGCAGGTGAAATGTGCCAAAAAATTCTGCCAAGGGCTTGATGTTAAAATCGAACTAAAGGATTATCGGGAGTTAAAAGAAAAATTCGATTGCATTGTTTCTATAGGCATGTTCGAACATGTGGGGTGCGGAAACTACAGGACTTTTATGAAAGTTGTCCACCAATGTTTAAAAGCAGATGGCCTTTTTTTGTTGCATACGATAGCTGGAAACAATTCTGTGAATTCAACAGATCCTTGGATTAATAAGTATATTTTTCCAAATTCAATGCTGCCGTCTGCAAAACAGATCACCTCGGCAACCGAGGGATTGTTTGTGCTCGAGGATTGGCATAGCTTTGGGCAATATTATGACAAAACTTTGATGGCCTGGTACAACAATTTCATAGAAAATTGGACCAAAATAAAAGATGAATATGATGAGCGGTTTTATCGTATGTGGACATATTATCTTCTTTCATGTGCGGGGAGTTTCAGGGCAAGCAGGAATCGGTTGTGGCAGATTGTGTTATCAAAAAAAGGGATAAAAGGAGGTTATCGGTGTAGGGGACAATTATTCGCCTGA
- a CDS encoding NAD(P)/FAD-dependent oxidoreductase, with amino-acid sequence MDEVQITIIGAGVIGLAIAARLSANYDNIVVLDQNCRFGMDTSSRNSEVIHSGIYYRPGSLKASLCLQGAEMLYSTCKEFSVPHKKIGKLIVARNQNEQKTLEVLFENGIKNGVNGLEFIDKKDIQTMEPNVNAISAIYSSNTGIVNSHGLMQLFISQAESNQVMFAYNSKVISLKKQDKGFIIGIEQGGYKFKSKIVINAAGLFADKIASLAGIDVVKNNYRLFYCKGSYFFYGKRSPINMLVYPVPQNSLTGLGVHATLDLGKRLRFGPDTEYVDSLDYKVDKRKLNSFYSSISEIIKGLDKDAFAPDMAGIRPKLSGPKEKARDFIINDERDKGLYGLINLIGIESPGLTSSPAIALKVERMVKELCL; translated from the coding sequence ATGGATGAAGTACAAATTACAATAATCGGCGCGGGGGTAATCGGCTTGGCAATAGCTGCAAGGCTCTCTGCCAACTATGATAATATTGTTGTTCTGGATCAAAATTGTCGTTTCGGCATGGATACTTCAAGCCGAAACAGTGAAGTGATTCATTCAGGTATTTACTACAGGCCCGGTTCCTTAAAGGCGTCTCTATGCTTGCAGGGCGCTGAGATGCTTTATAGTACATGCAAAGAATTTTCCGTTCCTCACAAAAAAATCGGTAAATTAATAGTAGCCCGAAATCAAAACGAACAAAAGACTTTGGAGGTACTTTTTGAAAACGGAATTAAAAATGGAGTCAACGGGTTAGAATTTATTGATAAAAAAGATATCCAGACCATGGAACCGAATGTTAATGCAATCAGCGCTATATATTCTTCCAATACCGGTATTGTCAACTCCCACGGGCTGATGCAGCTCTTTATCAGCCAGGCTGAGTCTAATCAGGTTATGTTTGCTTATAACTCCAAAGTAATTTCATTAAAAAAACAGGATAAAGGCTTTATAATCGGAATTGAACAGGGTGGGTATAAATTTAAATCAAAGATAGTTATAAACGCGGCCGGACTTTTTGCGGATAAAATTGCATCATTGGCAGGAATTGATGTTGTCAAAAACAATTACCGCCTTTTTTATTGCAAGGGTTCATATTTCTTTTATGGTAAGCGCTCTCCAATAAACATGCTGGTATATCCTGTGCCGCAGAATAGCCTGACAGGGCTCGGCGTACATGCCACCCTCGATCTTGGGAAACGTCTTCGTTTTGGGCCTGATACGGAGTATGTTGACAGTCTGGATTATAAAGTAGATAAGAGAAAGTTAAATTCATTCTATAGTTCCATCTCCGAAATAATAAAAGGCCTTGACAAAGATGCCTTTGCTCCTGATATGGCCGGGATTCGACCTAAATTATCAGGCCCCAAAGAAAAAGCAAGAGATTTTATAATAAATGATGAAAGGGACAAAGGACTCTATGGGCTGATAAACCTGATAGGGATTGAGTCCCCCGGACTTACAAGCAGCCCTGCCATAGCATTGAAGGTGGAAAGGATGGTAAAGGAGTTGTGCCTGTAA